Within the Miscanthus floridulus cultivar M001 chromosome 2, ASM1932011v1, whole genome shotgun sequence genome, the region ccatattaacatctgccgatggacccttatttttgtgttttacctgccactgctgatgaccgggcctttcattggaggaattttcctcttggtataaatcctcctgacgctcgcgttgcatcctccttctctgcgtctttgtcagaccctctgggcaccatcgaggaaacttggttttccaaaccggctgataacaagtcctagtcggttctacacgacgtatattagggtccctgtagaatatttcctcatcgggaactcttgcgtttgccatctcctcaagctcctcttgattccttggaaaatatccagcgcgtttaccaagcctctcatgtacactaaatctgccccccagccgatcatgcactaatgctctgcctctgatcggctcattgatagacaaaccctgattaccaagttgaaacctcctttctgagcgattgaccccgtaataaccattacactcagggcaattttcaacagttagcaatttaataccttcttcccagcaatggatgaaaaacggacacctccaatgatctttatgtcgattccattcttcctgacgtctcactttttgctgttgtcgatatcggtcattacgttgacgccaaccctcctgctgccttcgatgagtaatcacaatgccaggtcgaggaggatttttggaattattgctttctcctagcaaacccttactttttgcatcatcggtagttatccgatgttgtgggtccactgacgcgtttttctcagcagcctctgacgtcaatatcttggtctttcctttggcatccaacatatttgctggaaaagggtgttgatcaattttcatcggcttctgggccttggtgatatcaaaggtaaacttttctggctctttttgaccaaagggacatgatatcggctttttattcttaacccactcagctaagccgataactggttcttcatcagagtcagaatctcctacttcttcgacaaatgatacctttttactccaattctttttaggttcaaaaaccctagtatcttgatcagagatcctttgcacaagatgactgaggctttcaaactcctgagaagcatatctgtctttaagatgtggcaataacccttggaaagccagatcggcaagctgccgatcatccagcacaaggctgtagcacttattttttacatctcgtagcctttgtacaaagctttctaccgattcatcattacgctgtctcaattttaccaaatcggtaagcttcttttcatggattccagcaaagaaatacttatggaattgtttttctagatcaacccaagtaataatagaatttggtggtaatgaaatgaaccatgtaaatgctgatccagacaaagatgatgaaaataatcgaactcttaattcatctctgttagctgcctctccacattgaataatgaagcgattgacatgttccattgttgatgtatcatcttgcccagagaatttagtgaaatccggtaccttgtaccaatttgggagaggaattaaatcgtatgcaggagggtatggagtccgataagaataagtattgactttgggttttatcccaaactgatccttcataatttctgctatcttatcggcccaaaaagcatcagcctcctgctgacgaactggctgaatttctaccggaggtgcctgctgacatccctccacatatctttgtggcccacgatctccagcaatcggcatatttgccgttacttgtggtccattagtctgttggaaaggattcatcggctgagctgccgatgcttgattctggaaaccagcttgcatatgaccttgttgaatccctgcaacctgctgatttcgctgaactgtatgttgaacaggtaactgtcctgaccaatcattattagaactcatcggtacaaaacttaccgatggctggtaatttgctgatattgttggataattataaccggtttgaggcatgaactgaaccccagtttgactcatagcaggggctttctgctgcatcggcagtaagctcgccgatggacttgaattgaatgtttgaaccataggcatctggaaacctcctggagttggttgcacagaagtagctgcgacatattgaggcacttgagccatcggcgaaacagccgatggtataggcgctcttcctactgcatcaaacccttgaggtaatctaggattgaaagcagatgactccggaggcatgccatatccccaccaattagtaggaatctggctattctgagacacagggcctgacatagctgatgccgatagatctgtattaagctgaattcgccctcctggtaatacctgatctgatcgtatcggtgtagattgaatattaggtgagcctgccgatactggaggggaagtaacttctgtacccacaacggccgaaggagccgatggagttttgacagatgtctgctctggttgatgataggcaggcccaacgtaatgtggtgccgcttgtccctctttgagagttcgaaccacagcattatgaacagtattggacagcacattggaatgattaatcaaagcatgatttactgcagaattaaccatctcttgaagtttaccaggattggagccaaaggtaacctgccgaggcaacggcaaatcttgcttctagatgacttgtccactcttgttcaagctaaacgatctcagacaaagctgcttgtattcttctacagccttttccatagcctgcctctgttcttccttgagatcttcttctgatactgcgataatgttccctgaatcgatctcgggattgaacatattgattgattggtcccaccgagcgtgccaaaagatgtgttgatgcaaaagtggatctgcaaacacaaagggctaatacccgaatcgatatccaaagcgtgccagtcgatttgacctgctaatcgacaaggaagaagatacgaacactttagtcctgacaacagcgatacgcccggaagtcacgaccaagaggtgttcacgcggaactcgagaatcgccgaaggtcgtactgaaacgatgcagctcgccgaatcaatgagaactcataaaaaaaaggaaaaatatgcaaattgacgaagtcgccgaaaagtaagtagatgcaaataggagtaaaaattggttttgatattgattgatcttttttattacattgcccctcactccatatttataccctgatctaaagagacacaaccgaacacaactaggacaccaagcccatatctaaggaaacgcGTGACTTTTACATgaaccatactctaacaaatatagaaaaggaaattaactcctatctatttccctgtccgcctcaattacgatgaaaatctcgccatcttccttcccatcggcatatcccctgtttcatcggcagtagtcctcaagtcttccttcatcggcatacttaCTGCTGTAACGGTAGTaaccttcaagccttccttcatcggcatacttaCTGCTGTATCGGCAGTaaccttcaagccttccttcatcggcatcgacaataacacctccaacctcatcggcaacgcccgagtccaaatcaacctttccatcgaccatcaccagctatcggcaaccacctttacaagctggctttcatcggctatcaaagtattcaataactttccccttgccgattagcccactccgaCTATTTTGATacgtgcaaaaaaacggtgtcaacatccatatatggtagtcatgactcttcatcccattgactcacagagtgcctaagttcactctcctctttagattcactgcatacccattagggaacattagcgtctggatccattcaagtacttccctcctttggtcctttttcaagacaaaatcggccttaggccttctgcaggtcttgccacgactaggaggctgcatctcttgatttggtctatcgcacaatgttgctaggtctactctagccttagggttgttcTTAGATTTTTTAGTGTCCAtaagtgttgcccaaagtgcctcggcgatatacTTTTCAGTGtgtattacatcaatgttatgtggcagaagaaggtcatcgaaataggggagcctcgtcatgcctgagatatgagtccacatatgttgctcaccatatcccacaaaaccaccttcttcattgggcacgagagcatctatctgagcatgaaccttggcaccagtcatcatccgcggtgtagggtttgtcactttgacacctttcataaagttcttgatgtcttgtctgaatggatggtccagaggtaggaattgacgatgtctgtcgaacgacgaatacttgccacccttctgcaaccaaatgaacctcacaccttccttgcatattgggcatgggaacttcccgtgaacacaccaggcgcagaatatcccatacgctaggaagtcatgcagggagtagtggtaccaaacgtacattttgaaggttgtctttgtagctcgatcatatgtccataccccttcatcccaagcacggaccaattcatcaaacacgggctccatgaacacacccatattactccctgggtgtccaggaattatcaatgacaagaatacgttatgtcgttgaaaggagacactggggggagattaagggggataacgaagatgggccaacatgtgtatggggagccatcattccataaggattgaacccatctattgctagcacgacacgtacattacgagccatggtggacccaccgggtgtagtccggcgtaaatccattcttcacaaggtgtttacccatttccaccttgtttacctttctcctgtttccacatttgctgtagggacacaaaactaggcaatgtcctttagtagccttgccaaatgcactgttcaagaaagcatcggtcttgttcatccattctatGGTGTAATCACTCTAACTTCTCCAgcctgtgtacatccactgatggtcatccatcctctaacatatgtatcagcgagtaatgtaaccatcaattgcatctacatggtgttcctactgtctaataggtgaggataggtcctaatcccacccgcggatgcatagatgaggttagtttccatgctctactcctatccgagatagaatttcggcagcacctccccgctgttctccagatacacgtcctgccaaagaagagtgcgtatctggagaacaacagggaggagatgccgaaactctatctcggatcggagcagaccatgaaaactaacccatctacgcatctgcgagctgtccaaaaaacatggacaatccaaaatagatacagtcatagatatgcaaagatctgcatacctccaaccgtatctctttcgaacaggagacgcctaattgggttacgcgatctacgaccatgatacggaaagaggggttatacctagggtggcggcggagtcaggctagcggggccatggtgggtcggtgtagtggtgaggcgacgcggtgcaggtagACCGGCACGGCAacgggaactccgactcggctccaacgggctcttctctataaaaatggaacaaaatactatcatttaaaaaaaatcggcagaacctcccctgcacggtgaggtttccaaaacctgcaaaaaacaacggcacgatggtcgacaagcacatatgtctcaagagaagccatgtagtttggatatcaatccatgcagaagaatatatccaagtagtaccactacttctactactacttccactattgctactactactaccactagttctactactactactaccactattgctactactactaccactacttctactactactaccactagttctactactactaccactagttctactactactaccactacttctaatactactactaccactagcactactactacaactaatgctactacaactatcaccaccacgacaacaacaagagagaggacATACCTGACGGGcaccgggggtaggggcgggcggcgtcggggtcggggtcgccggagttgggaacggggtcgggcacgggcggcgtcggggcaGGCGGTCCACGGGGCGCGACCGGGGGCAGGACcgactcctactcctcctcctcctcctcgcctcctccccttccccctcctcctcccctcctccacccgccGGCGTTGGCGGGACGACGTGGGTGAGCTGGCCATGCTCGGCCACATGTGGGCATGGGGGCGGGGGTGGGGGTAGGCGTCGGCGCGCGGCGTGGGGAGGGGCTACGGTAGCCAGTGCGCGGCGTGGGGAAGGGCGGCGCCGCGCGACGTCGGCGGTGGCCTGGTGGCTGGCGAGTGGGGGGGCGGCCACGGGCGCAGCgcacggggaggggagggcggcgcgTGGCACGGGGAGGGGCTGCGGCGGGCGGCGCGCGGCGTGGGGAAGGGCGTCGGCAGTGGCCCGTTGGCTGGCGGGCGTGGCGCACGGGGAGGGGAGGGTGGCGCGTGGCGCGAGGAGGGCTGCGGCGGGCGGCGcgtggcgtcggcggcggcccGGTGGATGGCGGGTGCGGGGCGGGTATGGGCGCGGCGCATGGGGAGGGAGGGCGGCACGCGGCGCGGGGAGGGGCTGCGGCGCACGACGCGGGGATGGGTGGCGgcacgcggcgtcggcggcggcccgGTGGATGGCGGGCGCGGGGGCCGCCGCGGGCGCGACgcacggggaggggagggcggcaCGCGGCGTGGGGGCAGCCCGACGTTGGCGGGTGGGAGCGCGGGGACGGCCAGGAGCGGCGGCTATCTGTGTGTGTGTGGCTTGGACTGCCCGCCTAAGTGCCCCCACCCGCCCCTTTGCCAAgcgccggatcagggaggcactcgacaaagaaggcaactttaccgagtgccccgatccgACCGTcggtatatatttttttttgaaatacctttgccgagtgcccctgtgaaggcactcgacaaagaggaaatttctaaaaaaatattaaaaaacctctttgccgagcgccttattcttagcactcggcaaagaccccctttgccgagtgccatgccccggcgctcggcaaagttttttttttaatttttggcctccaaattttttatgCAGccctttaaaagggctgcacaaaaaaattagaggccaaaaacaaaaaaaaactttgccgagcgtcggagcataacactcggcaaagggggtctttgccgagttccAAGAATAAGACGCTCGTCAAAgaggttttttttaattttttttgaaatttcctctttgccgagtgccttcacaggagcactcggcaaaggtatttaaaaaaatgtaatttttttaattcctccttttgccgagtgtcgaagctgttaggcactcgacaaagacatttgaaaaaaaatattgaatctttgccgagcgccgtgtcaggggcactcggcaaagtattttctaaaaaaatctttgccgagtgtaacagcaggcactcggcaaagaaagacatggccgaacaccgttacgcggggcagcctatgccgagtgccgcgcttttgccgagagcctggcactcggcaaagaagtcctttgctgagtgcccttttttgccgagtgcccggctctCGGCAAattgttctttgccgagtgcggtctttgccgagtgctcgatttttgacactcggcaaagcagtttgcactcggcaaaggccctgtttccagtagtgccACCCTTACACAGGGGCACCGTCACCCTGTGAGAACGGGCCGGTCCTAAGACCTGTGTTTTGGCGTGgaacagacgaggggatttttttaatccCAGCCTAAAATTCGCTTCCACAGGGAGTCGAAcctaggacctgaggagtgctgcCAGGACGCTCTAACCAGTTGGAGTAGAGGTCCTTTGGCATAACACTTTCTTTACACCAGCTGGTAACCTGAAAATACCCAGATCGTCAGACAAAATTGAATAAACTGTTTGCATACTTTGGATCCTATTGATCGAGTTTATATAAGCATATTACCCAGAACCAACCATGTATCCCAGCACATTAGCAGCAAGCAGGAAAGGAAGGCATGTTATTGCTGTGGTACCAAGTGCCGTGGGATTGAAATACGCAACACCAAATGATGCAACGAATATAGCAGACCATGCCCAGATTTCCGATGTAGAAAATGGTGACGGCTTGCTCATGGGCTCTGTGTCTGTAATAAGCTCTGTCTTCACAAGTTTTCTCACAGCTAACACTGTATATCCTGCAACCACGAGGGTAGCAAACCAGCCACCAACTGAAAAAGCGGGCAAAATCAAAACAGTATAAAAGTAGCTGTTCCAATTTAATGTTttgaaaggaaaaactaagggggtgtttggcagggctcctcgtAAGGGGCTTCTCTGTTTTTCAATAAAAAACAGCTCCTCCTCCAAAACGTTTAGCAGGGCTtctccggaggagccggagccgggaaGGAGCCCGGACCTAATAGAATCTAATTCCTTCTGTAGCATTTGTTTCATGTGCAATCATATCTCATAGGTAGCTAAATATAACACAGAAGATCCTGACAGCATATATATAGCAATGAAAAGAATTGGTAAGGTACCTCACaattttcaaaattttgtttACTGGGGCTGCAGGCTACTTAACTGGAGCCTGAAATCATACAGTACTGCAACATGACATGCAGTGCAGCGAATGCTTACTGTTACTGGTACCGTGCTGCAATATCTAAGAGTAGGGTGCATCTTTCGGGTTGTAGTTCTGCAGGTCTGCATAATGAGGAGAACCTCATCTACCTTTTGCAAATGAACTGGTTCGTTTCGGAAGTGTTTAGTCATAGTGTCACAATTCAAGTTTAAGTCGTTCCATCATGTTATTAGACAGATAGAAACAAATCAAATTCGCTGTAAAGGGAAACAATGACAGAAAAAATGTGATCGAGAATAATACACAAGTGATTGCAAAAATCTTGAGTCCTGAAGCCGCTGGGACATCCCTGACGGCGAGCGGTAGCACGACTAGTGTCGGGACGTAGAACAAGGGTAGCCACCTCTGGATGAATAGTGTGGCAGGCGCAAAGAAGTCCATGAACGCCTTGGCGAGGGCAGGCACGAATGTGTCGAAGACGACTAGCACGGAGAAGACAGAGAACATGCCGAAGAGGGCGCTTGGGAACTTGATGGACGCGGCGACGAATGCCTGTTTGAGGAATTTGTCGGTGGCGAACACAATGCCCAGTGACACAAGCAGATGCGCCACCCCAAGAATCTGCATACACGCATCTGGTTCAGTTCTAGAAGAGAGGAAAAGATATGAATTTTAATAAGAGCTTATAATGTATAAaggaaaagatgaaaagaagcgTCTTCTCACGGCGGACAGCAGTCTTGAGGAAGCAGCACTGGCGTCTCCGGTGCCAGCAGTGGAGTTGGGGACGATCAGACTGCGACGAAGGTCGAACGATGACGATCGCTGAAGCGTGGTGGCGCCATTGTCGGCTGGACCCATGCAGCTGGTGTTGCTGCCAGGGATGCGCTTCAATGCTGCTGTTGGGCGGACCCGAACCCGGCGCGGGGAGACGGTGACggaggaggaaggggagcagcAAGAAGAATGGGGAGCGAGCAGTCTACATCGGCGGCATCTAGGAGGAAGCGTGCAGGAGCGGGCGACCGACGTGGTTGCTAGTATAGGACGCGAGACACAGGACTCCAATCGTCCACTTCGCTAAAACGACATTTGAAACGTTTGACATTTTGTTTTAGatgatatttggtgtatttcTTGACTTTGGTAATCAAAATATATGTATTTTGTTCCTTAATTGACTCTTTTACTCTTCTGGCCTTACGTATCCTTTTGCATGAGCCCGACGTTTCGTTTCATCTTCCGACGTTTCTtctagccgccgccgcccgcccaaTCCTCCTCGACGCGCCGCCCATGGAGGAGACGAACTCGCCCCCACCGGATCCAGAAGGGCCGCCAGCCGCCTCTGCCCTTACCGCGCTGCCCTCAGGCGTGGC harbors:
- the LOC136539264 gene encoding plastidal glycolate/glycerate translocator 1, chloroplastic-like: MAATTMIRITTLRCRHHIGLSCVSRPILATTSVARSCTLPPRCRRCRLLAPHSSCCSPSSSVTVSPRRVRVRPTAALKRIPGSNTSCMGPADNGATTLQRSSSFDLRRSLIVPNSTAGTGDASAASSRLLSAILGVAHLLVSLGIVFATDKFLKQAFVAASIKFPSALFGMFSVFSVLVVFDTFVPALAKAFMDFFAPATLFIQRWLPLFYVPTLVVLPLAVRDVPAASGLKIFAITFGGWFATLVVAGYTVLAVRKLVKTELITDTEPMSKPSPFSTSEIWAWSAIFVASFGVAYFNPTALGTTAITCLPFLLAANVLGYMVGSGLPAGVKKKVLHPIISSALSADLAAVAYGYLSGSGLAAVLGDYLTKAPSNPGAGDVLMGFLGSVIISFAFSMFKQRKLVKRHAAEIFTSVAIASTFSLYSTAVIGRLIGLEPSLTISILPRCITVALALSIVSFFEGVNSTLTAAVVVLTGLIGANFVQAAMDKLGLNDPIARGIGTASSAHGLGTAALSAKEPEALPFCAIAYGLTGIFGSLICSVPAVRQSLVFIAG